The region TATTAAGTAGatatcatgttgttgttttttttgacaatgtcagcaaaaactggaaaaagataagcttcataaaagtagaatttatggcagagctgttgtgttggattgcattagattacacaggtgttCCTCTTAAAGTGTCTGGTGAGTGTATGTTATCATTATCACTTGTAACAGTATCACTCTAATTCTCTGATTACATCACTGTAAAACATCTATTTGTTTTTGACTGATTTAAAATAAGACCAATAATCAAGTACTACAAAAGTCAAGTGATTCTAAATAATATACATAACAACTTTTGAGATATTTGAGATAGATACAAATGTATTCTAAGAGAGCTGTTGGACTATACTGAAAAAACTGTtcttattttcactataatgaCCGGGAATGtgcaaatgcaaataaatagCACAAATAATGTGCAAATGCAATAATGCAAAGAACTGCATTAATTTGAAAGAGCTCACACTGATTAATGCTTTGAGTTGCAGAAAATAACACACCTGTAGCTGTCAAACATAAACTGATTTCCTCTCCTGCTGCAGAATTTGTCCTTTAATAATTTCCCCCCCTTAAAACATTTCCTTCAACATGCTCTGAATCATCAGGGCTGTCCCAACAACGAGTGCTGGGCTTTGGATCAGCCTCACGTGCATTCTCACAAACAATGAAGTCTTTTACATAAAGGCATCACTTTGCTGTAGCAAGAGTTATTTCTCCTGTTAATTACACCAGAATTAACTAAGATTTAGCGTCAACGTATTACACTGATTAGGCCTGAATATGACAGACTGATATGATGTGACTTGTGGGTTTCCCTGCAGACACACTGCACTCAGTCTTGGCTGCTTTATAACTAGATAATGTAGAGGCTGTGCTTCCTTGTGTGCATGTGATACAAGCATGTTACAGTAAGTGTTGGAAGTAGCCTAGGCTATAAGATAAACTGGTTTAAAGTGGTGGAGGAGTGAGGAGCAGTGATTTGGCAGAGGATTGACCACATGTAGGCTTTCGTGTAGGATTTGTTTATCTATTACTGACTGACAGAGAACCAAGAGAGGAGATGACAGATATCAAAGTTGTGCTATCTcttctttaacaaaaaaaacaaaaaaaaaacaacaaccctgtgATTCACCACTGGCTAGTTAACCATCAACCAGAGAGACACTCCACCTCTCTCGTCTGGTTAGCAGCACGAAGGAAGGAGAAGGGCGGTGAGCTCTGCTGGCTGTCACTCACTGGTCTCCTCTCTGATACCAGTAGGTCCCCATCACACTTAACTGGGCCGGGGAGCCACCTTGTAACAGGGGCGGAGCTCAAAAAGagggaggtggggaggggggttagtggaggtgtgtgggggtgtcagaagaaggaggaggaggggggcacaTTAGCTTCTTGGACAAGTCATTCTGCCCCACTGTCAGGTAGTTGAGAATTGTTTGTCAAAAGCAGTGGTGGACATGGACATGGCAGACTACAGCGAGGCTCTGGACCCAGCCTACACTACGCTGGAGTTCGAAAACATGCATGTGCTCGCCATGGGCACAGGTGAGTCCCATATATGCAACTCTGGCGTTGAACTTTGAAACTTTTACTAATTTAAAACTTTGGtcaggagaggacagagaggggaGTTCTTGCATGAAGTGATAAAAAGGGGGTCATTTGTCCATCTGCTCCTGCTTTAGCAGAGGGATGATCCCGAGCAGTGGTCTTTTATCACCTCTGGGTGAGATAGTAAAACATTAAGAGATTTTGATTTACGAGGCTCCGCTCTCTCCTCAACACACTCGGGTCATTCGGAAGAAGCAATTTCAACCTGTTTCAGCTTGTGGAGGTGATAGATTGATTTTAGTGGGTTGATATTCATCCTCTGATGAAGCAGTAGTCTGAGTATCATGATCCTCCTTCTCCTGTTACAAACAGTCAGTTCCCACAAAGTCTAAAGTGAAGAAGAAAGGGTGCAGGGgtttttatttggtgttttttttttttttttttttttggagaagaGATTACAATGACACCAACTTATTTATATATGCAGTCTCCCATGACATCTGGTTGTGATCCTGATTCTAAAATTACCGTTCAGACTCAAAAATGAAGCTTGAACGAGAGCTTTTAGATTTGATAGTTACGATTTTTACACTTACATGTTTCTACACTACATTGTCCATTTATGGGTTCAGCCTGCCATTTTCAATCTTTACAATGTGTCGTGACATACTCTGTGATTAATTGACCCGGTCCGGTGACTGTGAGGGGGGACTAGAAAGAAAACTGTCTTCAGTGATTGCCTTTTCAGTGGTAATCAAGCCTACATCAATTCTGGTCTGTTGACTCTGTCTGAGCCACTCAGGTAACAGATCCTCACAGGCTCTCATGAAGGCCGGTTTTGATCAGCCGTCAATGGAGCTGATCACTGTATTCACTCTGGCCGTtcacaccttcttttttttattaaaaccaGCTTGATAATCTGTGAAGTAGACACACTCTAAACTAGTGATTAAACATATGTATTGATGCTTGCCCACTGTCATCTAATTAagcttcaataaaaacatacttctCCTGGTTTCGGGTCACCCTGTGTATTCCTGTTACACGTCAAAAAACTGATGACCTAAAAGCCTCCTGTGCTGATgagatgttttctctctctctctctctctctctgtctctctccgtGTGTCAGACTCTTCACCGGCTGAGAGCACCAACATGAATACTACTGGCCAACTGGCGGTGGGCAGCCTGTGTGCCATATGTGGAGACAGAGCCACTGGAAAGCACTATGGGGCGTCCAGCTGTGACGGCTGCAAGGGCTTTTTCAGACGCAGCGTCCGCAAAAACCACATGTACTCGTGCAGGTGAGAGCAGATCTGTCACTAAGACTAATTATTCTGATCTGTTATACTACTGCTGATGTGCCATTGAGCAAACCAATGAGAAAAGCCTattattgtgggttttttttgtgtgtgtgtgtgttataaattGCAAAAAATTAAATTCAAGTTTCTTTTTTGAATGCAtgacagcacaaataaacaaattccTCTCACTTTCCAGGTTCAACAGACAATGTATTGTGGACAAAGACAAGCGAAATCAATGCAGATACTGCCGACTGAAGAAATGCTTTAGAGCTGGCAtgaagaaagaaggtaggagtCAGCCAGCGAATCACTGCCAGTGTGAGCTGTCCCAACTGATTTGATACTACTCAGCTCAGTGTGTGTCGCAATACTCAGGAGAGTAGTACTTCGTTAATGTTCACTCAGTGGAGCGCTCAAGTCTCCGACGAGCTTATGCTGAGCAAACATTTCAGAGCAATAATAGCCATATACTGATAAACATGACAATCTTGGGAgccttatttttcttttaaatgagtCAGCGGTCTATCTTTGCGTGACAGAGATTTGGAGGaaaattaaacacttttttttactgttttagagTTTTCAGCTTAAGTAGCTGCATGAAAATTGTACCTTTTTCTTCTGCAAGTTGCAAGTGAATACAGCTGCATCACTAATAactacaaatgtgtgttttcttttagctGTACAGAATGAAAGAGACAGAATCAGCACCAGGAGATCCAGCTATGAAGACAGCAGTTTACCATCCATCAATGCACTCATCCAAGCAGATGTACTGTCAAGACAGGTAAGACCTACTCAATCATCTTTGGGACTCACATCTCACTTTTATGAATCGCCTGTCATGAGGCTTTAAATGACTTCACGTCTGCATTGCCCTGTGTAGATCACCTCCCCTGCTCCTATACTGAACGGCGACATCAGAGCCAAAAAGATCGCCACCATCACAGACGTGTGTGAGTCCATGAAACAGCAGCTGCTGGTGTTGGTGGAGTGGGCTAAGTACATCCCAGCCTTCTGTGACCTGCCCCTGGATGACCAGGTATGACTCGAATGCAGACTGAGTGTACATAGCTGTATAGACACTCTGGTCACTCATCAACTAGTCTACTCCTCCGACAACATCCATCCCACAAACATAGTGCAGGCTGCAGTGCCACCAAGAATAGAGTTATCACTGAATATTATttcctaaataaaataaaaatgatagcAGAGAAATTTATTCAAATCTCTGAGCTTTTTTTTGAATCACGGAAAACCCTCAACTCTTCAACCAGAGTggttaatgtatttaaatcctGAGTTAGAATATGATGAGCTGGTTTTAAAGTTATATCCCTCCTTGAAAAAAGTGCTGAATCATTAACAGTGTGATCACCAGGCCTTGGTAACTGATTTGCTGATGTTGTATTAGTGAGGGAGCCAGTGTCCTCTCTCTTTGAAGCTTCAGTTGTCAACTATACAATACCAAATCCTTTAAATGAACATGTAGaggattaaatatttattataccATAGCTAATAAGTGAATGAATTCATTCTGTTTCAGGTGGCGTTGCTGCGAGCTCATGCTGGAGAGCATCTATTGCTCGGTGCTGCAAAGAGATCCATGCTGTATAAAGACATCCTCTTATTAGGTAAAACTAACACATGAATGAGCATTTCACACCTGGAATTCTTGCAGCTGCATTCATATTGCAATTACTAAGTGCCCAATCCTGTTAACAAAACTATTTTCTCATccagaaagaaaattaaatgcaGTATTTTAAATCTCAACATAAAAATATGTGATTTTCCTGCAGGAAATGACCACATCATCCCCAGAAACTGCCCGGAGTTGGAAGTGGGCAGGGTAGCAGTGAGAATCCTGGATGAGCTGGTGCTTCCTTTCCAGGAGCTTCAGATAGACGACAATGAATATGCCTGCTTGAAAGCCATAGTTTTCTTTGACCCAGGTACTGCTGCTAACTAATCTTTGTGCAAACTACTGTTCAAACCAATATTTTCAATGAGGAGTTAAAAACTTGTATTCTAAGCAGCACATTTTGCTGAATATCTGCCTATTTATAATAGACACTGTAAGGAAAAGTTGCATCTTATTAACAAACTTCtcaatgtaaacacatttgtttttatttgctcacAGATGCTAAAGGTCTGAGTGACCCTGGAAAGATCAAGCGTATGCGATACCAGGTTCAGGTCAGCCTGGAGGACTACATCAACGACAGGCAGTATGACTGCCGAGGCCGCTTCGGggagctgctcctgctgctgccgACGCTACAGAGCATCACCTGGCAGATGATTGAACAGATCCAGTTCGTCAAACTCTTCGGCATGGCAAAAATCGACAA is a window of Scomber scombrus chromosome 10, fScoSco1.1, whole genome shotgun sequence DNA encoding:
- the hnf4a gene encoding hepatocyte nuclear factor 4-alpha; translated protein: MDMADYSEALDPAYTTLEFENMHVLAMGTDSSPAESTNMNTTGQLAVGSLCAICGDRATGKHYGASSCDGCKGFFRRSVRKNHMYSCRFNRQCIVDKDKRNQCRYCRLKKCFRAGMKKEAVQNERDRISTRRSSYEDSSLPSINALIQADVLSRQITSPAPILNGDIRAKKIATITDVCESMKQQLLVLVEWAKYIPAFCDLPLDDQVALLRAHAGEHLLLGAAKRSMLYKDILLLGNDHIIPRNCPELEVGRVAVRILDELVLPFQELQIDDNEYACLKAIVFFDPDAKGLSDPGKIKRMRYQVQVSLEDYINDRQYDCRGRFGELLLLLPTLQSITWQMIEQIQFVKLFGMAKIDNLLQEMLLGGSANEAPHAPHSLHPHLVQEHLSSNVIVASNMPTPIHNGQISTPETPIPSPPTASSSEHYKMAQGVIATVPKQPTSIPQPTITKQEAI